A stretch of DNA from Acinetobacter sp. C26M:
CATTTGGCTGAGGAGGCCTATTTTTACAGGTGGTAGATATCAATCACTTGATTGATATAGTCATTTTTGAGTACGACATACTTGCTTAGAATTTTTGCTTCAGCACCAGAACAATCAATCACATAACGTGACATGCCAAAGTAGCTATAGGTGGTTTTATAGCGGAAGCTCAAGGTATTCCAATTGAAGCGAACCGTGAGTTTATCTCCGTCGCGCGCTACGATTTCAACGTTGGCAATATTGTGGCAAGTACGGGTATCAGGCATGGTGGCAGAGGAGCGTTCCGTTTTGATTCGGAACACACGGTCTTCTAAACCTTGGCGATCTGGATAATAAATCAGGGAGATTTCCGCTTGCGGATCTTCGGTGAGTTGATCATTGTCATCCCATGCTGGCATCCAGAAACTGGCTTCAGGCGCATAGCAGTTCAGCCAGTCATCCCATTGTTCATCATCTAAAAAGCGTGCTTCACGGTAGAGAAACTGGGCAATATTTTCCAAGCTGGTTTTATCTTGAATACTCATGCATTTTCTCCTTGAGCCGCGATTTGCTTCTCAGCGACAATGGCGTGTTTCATGGTATGCAGCCAGTATTGATGTTGCGCCAGATAGAGGCCTTCATCTTCGGTTTTAATTCCGCTGAGCATCGGTTTGAGACCAATTTCATTGGCTGCATCATCGGGGCCATAAATCCAGTGTTTTGAACCACGGCACATGTCGTTCCATTCCAGCGCGATGCCTGCATAACCAGCCTGACAGGCACGGAATTCTTCTAGATCATCGGGTGTGGCCATGCCTGAGGCATTAAAGAAATCTTCGTATTGACGAATACGACGCGCACGCGCCTCTGGCGCTTCACCTTTTGGTGCAATACAGTAGATTGTCACTTCAGTGCGATCGACCGAAATAGGGCGCAATACACGAATTTGCGAACCGAACTGATCCATCAAATACACGTTTGGATAGAGGCACAGATTACGCGAGCGTTCGATCATCCATTTCGACATCGCGGCACCGTATTTCTCGGTATATTCATCTGCTTTAGGGAAGTTTGGGCGATCTTCTGGATTGGCCCATTGCGTCCATAGCAACATATGACCATTTTCAAAGCCATAAGAACCACCGCCTTGCTTGCCCCAAGAACCTGCGCTCATGGCACGAATATTATCGGCTGCCTGTGTTTCTTTGCGGTGTTGTGTGGTTGCGGCATAGTTCCAGTGCACTGCTGAAACGTGATAACCATCGGCACCATTTTCAGCGGTGAGTTTCCAATTCCCTTCATAAGTATAGGATGATGTACCGCGTAGAACTTCTAAACCATGCTCGGATTGATCGACAATCATGTCGATAATTTTGCTGGTTTCACCCAAGAATTCTTCAAGTGATGGCACATCAGGATTGAGGCTGCCGAACAAGAAACCTTTGTAGTTTTCAAAACGTGCGACTTTTTTCAGATCATGTGAACCGTCTTGGTTAAAGCAATCGGAATAACCTGCTTCACTTGGGTCTTTAACTTTGAGGAGTTTACCTGAGTTGTTAAAGGTCCAACCGTGGAAAGGGCAAGTGTAAGTGGCTTTGTTCCCGCGTTTATGACGGCAAAGTTGGGCACCACGATGCGAACAAGCATTGATCATGGCGTTCAGTTCGCCGTTACGATTACGGGCGATGATGACAGGTTGACGACCAATATGAGTGGTGTAGAAATCGTTGTTATTGGGGATTTGACTTTCATGTGCAAGATAAACCCAATTGCCTTCAAAAATGTATTTCATTTCAAGGTCAAATAGGGCTTGATCGGTAAATACTGATCGATGTAGTTTAAATTCACCGGTGTCGATATTATCGACCAGTAATTCATCAATGCGGTCTAGATGGCTGGTATTGATTACAGGAATACGTGGCATGTCCGTTCTCCGACTTTCCAAAACTGTGGAAGTCATCGAGTTGCGCTTAAAGCGTCTCGATATCCTAATATGTTGTGTTGTGGCTTGAACCGATAAGGATGAATGTGGGCAGCTGGAATCTAGCGGAAGCGATTCATAACTTCATCGGTTTATCTCTTGTCTATACCTTAAAAGAATGAGTAAACTCTGTCTAAGACCGAATTTATATTTTTATATATCTTAAAGGTATGGAAGCCTCATGGAATTACGTCATTTACGGTATTTTGTTGCGGTTGTTGAAGAACAAAGCTTCACCAAGGCTGCAGAAAAACTATTTATTGCTCAACCACCTTTGAGTCGGCAGATTCAAAATTTGGAAAGTGAGTTGGGTATTCAACTGTTTGAGCGGGGCAGCCGACCTCTACAAACCACACCTGCGGGACATTTCTTTTATCAGCATGCGATTAAACTTTTGTCTAATGCTGAAGAAATTAAAAGTATGGCGAAACGGATTGGACTGATTGAACGCAGTGTCACGATTGGTTTTGTCGGATCGTTACTGTATGGATTGTTACCTCGGATCATTTATTTATTTAGACAACAGCAGCCACATCTCAATATTCAATTGGTAGAAATGAGTACTACAGAACAACTGCAAGCCTTAAAAGAAGGACGCATTGATGTGGGGTTTGGACGCTTGCGGATTAGTGATCCTGCGGTAAGACGGATTTTATTGCGGAAGGAGCGTTTGGTTGTAGCAGCGCATACCAGCCATCCGATTGCACAGCGGACGGAAGGGGTATATCTCGCAGATCTGATTGATGAGAAGATGTTTATGTATCCCACATCTCCAAAGCCTAATTTTTCGACCCAGCTTTTAAATATTTTTGCTGAACATAGTTTAGTGCCAAAAAATATGCATGAGGTACGAGAAATTCAACTGGCCCTAGGACTGGTGGCAGCAGGTGAAGGCTTGTGTGTGATTCCTGCCAGTGCTGATACCATTCGTTTTCCGCATCTCAATTATATTCCAATTCTGGATAATGGAGCCGTCAGCCCAATCTTTCTGACCGCACGGGCAATGGATCGTAGCGAAGACTTACAACTGTTATTTGATTGTGTTTATCAGGTGTATGATCTGGAAGGTATTCCATATCAGCGGACTGTGTTTACATTGGATCAGAATCCGATTGATGATTCTAATGGAATTGATTTTTAAACGGATATAAAATAAAAATGCCTAGTGTCAAAAATAAGAACTAGGCATTTGTTTACTAGAAAATTGATATTCAAAGCGATTATTTGCTTTGTAAAGTTTTTAAATCCTTTAACACTTGATCGGCATGAGTTTGAGTATTCACACTGGTGTAGTGATACATCACCGCACCTTGAGGATTAATCAAAAAACTCTCGCGTTTGGCAATTTTAGTAATACCCAAGTTTCGAACAATACCAAATTTAGTTGCCAGTTCACCTTTGTCATCTGCAAGAATTGGGAACGGTAGACCGAGTTTTTCGGAGAATTTCTGATGTGATGCAACATCATCTAGACTGACACCCAGAACCACAGCATTTGATTTGGTAAATTGAGGGTAGAGTGATTTAAATTGATTGGCTTCTTGGGTACAACCAGCAGTGTTGTCTTTAGGGTAGAAATATAGCACCACCCATTTGCCTTTATATTGATTTAAGGTGTGCCATTTGCCAGTTTGATCTTGCAGTTTAAAGTCTGGTGCAGACTGTCCAACCCATTCTTTTTGTGCAGTATCTTGCTTAGAAAATAAGGTACTTTGTGCGCTACTGAGTGTTGGTGCGCCGAGTAAAAAAAGTGAACTACATAAAACGAGAACTTTGGACTTTATCGTATTCATCATGTTGATCTCAAAGTGTAATAGCAGCTACTTTAGCAAATTTAGAAATTGAATGTGTTAGAAAATTCTTTACAGGATTTTGATCTGCTTTATATATTTAAATTGAATAGTGATTTAAAAAAAGAAAAGGTAAAAGCATGAATGTTGGTGCAGTTCTGATTAAATTAAAAACAAATAGGCAGGCTGAGGTCGAGGCTTGGCAGCAAGAAATTCAACGACGTAAAGAAGAAGCCATTCAAACACTTCAAGCCGAGGGGGTAACTGTTGAATCTTGGTTTCAACTTGAATTGAATGGCGATCATTATTTGCTCGCCTATATGCGTGCTAAAGATATTGCTCATGCACAGCAGGTGGCGAGAAATAGTTGCTTTGATATTGATCAAGTTCATCGACAGTTCAAGCAACATTGGGAGCAAGTGAT
This window harbors:
- a CDS encoding DUF6176 family protein codes for the protein MNVGAVLIKLKTNRQAEVEAWQQEIQRRKEEAIQTLQAEGVTVESWFQLELNGDHYLLAYMRAKDIAHAQQVARNSCFDIDQVHRQFKQHWEQVIPAQLLVDLENNNEC
- a CDS encoding LysR family transcriptional regulator → MELRHLRYFVAVVEEQSFTKAAEKLFIAQPPLSRQIQNLESELGIQLFERGSRPLQTTPAGHFFYQHAIKLLSNAEEIKSMAKRIGLIERSVTIGFVGSLLYGLLPRIIYLFRQQQPHLNIQLVEMSTTEQLQALKEGRIDVGFGRLRISDPAVRRILLRKERLVVAAHTSHPIAQRTEGVYLADLIDEKMFMYPTSPKPNFSTQLLNIFAEHSLVPKNMHEVREIQLALGLVAAGEGLCVIPASADTIRFPHLNYIPILDNGAVSPIFLTARAMDRSEDLQLLFDCVYQVYDLEGIPYQRTVFTLDQNPIDDSNGIDF
- a CDS encoding peroxiredoxin; amino-acid sequence: MMNTIKSKVLVLCSSLFLLGAPTLSSAQSTLFSKQDTAQKEWVGQSAPDFKLQDQTGKWHTLNQYKGKWVVLYFYPKDNTAGCTQEANQFKSLYPQFTKSNAVVLGVSLDDVASHQKFSEKLGLPFPILADDKGELATKFGIVRNLGITKIAKRESFLINPQGAVMYHYTSVNTQTHADQVLKDLKTLQSK
- the benA gene encoding benzoate 1,2-dioxygenase large subunit, translated to MPRIPVINTSHLDRIDELLVDNIDTGEFKLHRSVFTDQALFDLEMKYIFEGNWVYLAHESQIPNNNDFYTTHIGRQPVIIARNRNGELNAMINACSHRGAQLCRHKRGNKATYTCPFHGWTFNNSGKLLKVKDPSEAGYSDCFNQDGSHDLKKVARFENYKGFLFGSLNPDVPSLEEFLGETSKIIDMIVDQSEHGLEVLRGTSSYTYEGNWKLTAENGADGYHVSAVHWNYAATTQHRKETQAADNIRAMSAGSWGKQGGGSYGFENGHMLLWTQWANPEDRPNFPKADEYTEKYGAAMSKWMIERSRNLCLYPNVYLMDQFGSQIRVLRPISVDRTEVTIYCIAPKGEAPEARARRIRQYEDFFNASGMATPDDLEEFRACQAGYAGIALEWNDMCRGSKHWIYGPDDAANEIGLKPMLSGIKTEDEGLYLAQHQYWLHTMKHAIVAEKQIAAQGENA
- the benB gene encoding benzoate 1,2-dioxygenase small subunit is translated as MSIQDKTSLENIAQFLYREARFLDDEQWDDWLNCYAPEASFWMPAWDDNDQLTEDPQAEISLIYYPDRQGLEDRVFRIKTERSSATMPDTRTCHNIANVEIVARDGDKLTVRFNWNTLSFRYKTTYSYFGMSRYVIDCSGAEAKILSKYVVLKNDYINQVIDIYHL